In Anaerolineales bacterium, a genomic segment contains:
- a CDS encoding radical SAM protein → MLIQSAADPLTKITQMGDVTLYEPAGDQPSTEGVKAAPNKQAAWTPAPLGKSSSDAPFQARSLADCISNVSTPSGAKPMLKTMLTTACERNCYYCPFRAGRSRTTRVTISPDELAAAFDTLQRAKQVDGLFLSSGIIKGSVTTQDKLIDAATILRKRYGYRGYIHLKIMPGAEYDQIHQAMQLADRISVNLEAPTDARLSALAPKKEFHRELLQMLLWAEDIRRKHPGQRLARSVTQFVVGAVGDTDLELLGLSDHLYAQASLTRVYYSAFSPVGQTPLETTAPTDPLRTHRLYQASFLLRDYGWNVEELPFQGDGNMRLEVDPKRAWAEEHLPHAPVEIMTADRAALLRVPGIGVSGAEAILTAREKGAIRDLSALRKLGIRAPEQAAPFILLGGRRVETQGRLF, encoded by the coding sequence ATGTTGATCCAAAGTGCCGCTGATCCCCTCACAAAAATCACCCAAATGGGCGATGTCACCCTCTATGAACCCGCTGGTGACCAACCAAGCACAGAGGGGGTAAAAGCTGCCCCCAACAAGCAAGCCGCGTGGACGCCAGCGCCTCTTGGCAAAAGCAGCTCTGACGCCCCATTTCAAGCGCGGAGTTTGGCGGACTGCATCTCGAACGTCAGCACGCCAAGCGGGGCAAAGCCCATGCTCAAGACGATGCTGACGACGGCGTGTGAGCGAAACTGCTATTACTGCCCCTTCCGTGCCGGACGCAGCCGCACCACGCGAGTGACGATCTCCCCTGACGAACTCGCCGCAGCGTTTGATACCCTGCAACGGGCAAAACAGGTTGATGGACTGTTCCTCTCCTCAGGGATTATCAAAGGAAGCGTCACCACCCAAGACAAGCTGATCGACGCGGCAACCATTCTCCGCAAACGCTATGGCTATCGGGGCTATATCCACTTGAAGATCATGCCCGGTGCGGAATACGATCAGATTCATCAGGCAATGCAGTTGGCAGATCGCATTTCGGTGAACCTTGAAGCGCCGACGGATGCTCGTCTGAGCGCCCTCGCTCCCAAGAAGGAATTTCACCGTGAACTGCTCCAAATGCTGCTGTGGGCAGAAGACATTCGACGCAAGCATCCTGGGCAGCGCCTTGCCCGCTCGGTGACGCAATTCGTCGTTGGGGCAGTGGGGGATACCGATCTCGAACTCTTGGGCTTAAGCGATCATCTCTACGCGCAGGCAAGCCTTACCCGCGTCTATTACTCAGCGTTTAGCCCGGTGGGGCAAACCCCGCTAGAAACCACCGCCCCCACCGATCCCCTCCGCACACACCGCCTCTACCAGGCGAGTTTCCTGCTGCGCGATTACGGCTGGAACGTGGAGGAACTTCCTTTTCAGGGGGATGGGAACATGCGCTTGGAGGTTGATCCGAAACGGGCGTGGGCAGAGGAACACCTTCCCCATGCCCCCGTTGAGATTATGACCGCAGATCGGGCGGCACTCTTACGTGTGCCGGGGATTGGGGTGAGCGGCGCAGAGGCAATTCTTACAGCACGAGAAAAGGGCGCGATCCGTGATCTGAGCGCCCTTCGGAAGTTAGGTATTCGCGCTCCTGAACAAGCCGCCCCCTTCATCCTTCTTGGTGGGCGGCGGGTGGAGACACAAGGGCGGTTGTTTTAG
- a CDS encoding alpha/beta hydrolase — MPIPTISGITAQTITTARLTTRVLFSAAEGGTPVLFVHGNASSATFWEEVMVALPAGFRGIAPDLRGYGDAERTKKVNATRGMGDFSDDLVVLLDHLNVSAVHVVGHSMGGSVIWRLMMDAPARLLSVTLACPGSPYGFGGTKGLDGTPCQPDFAGSGGGIVNPVFAQRMAAGDRGVENPQTAPRIVMNTFYFKPPFASPREEDLLSSMLAEHVGEQEYPGDSIPSPNYPFAAPGVWGPANALSPKYTGDVSRLFNITPKPPVLWVRGSDDQIVSDNSLFDMGTLGMLGAIPNYPGTEVYPPQPMVSQTRTVLEKYAVAGGRYKEAVLAETGHTPYLEKPAEFNALFHAHLKGGA, encoded by the coding sequence ATGCCTATTCCTACGATCTCTGGCATCACTGCCCAAACAATCACAACGGCACGGCTGACGACTCGCGTCCTTTTTAGCGCTGCAGAAGGCGGGACTCCCGTTCTCTTTGTTCATGGCAATGCTTCCTCGGCAACCTTTTGGGAAGAAGTGATGGTTGCACTCCCCGCTGGTTTTCGCGGGATCGCCCCTGATTTGCGCGGGTATGGCGACGCCGAACGGACGAAGAAAGTCAATGCGACGCGAGGCATGGGCGATTTCAGCGATGATCTCGTCGTCCTCTTGGATCATTTGAACGTCTCGGCGGTGCATGTTGTTGGTCATTCGATGGGTGGCTCAGTCATTTGGCGGCTGATGATGGACGCCCCCGCCCGCCTGCTGAGCGTCACCCTCGCCTGCCCCGGCTCGCCTTATGGCTTTGGGGGTACCAAAGGGCTGGATGGGACACCCTGTCAGCCGGACTTTGCCGGATCGGGTGGGGGGATTGTGAATCCCGTCTTTGCCCAACGAATGGCGGCGGGGGATCGCGGCGTAGAAAATCCCCAAACCGCCCCGCGCATCGTCATGAACACGTTTTACTTCAAACCCCCCTTCGCCTCCCCGCGTGAGGAAGATTTGCTCTCCTCGATGCTGGCTGAACATGTTGGCGAACAGGAATACCCAGGGGACAGCATTCCCTCGCCAAACTATCCCTTCGCTGCGCCCGGTGTGTGGGGTCCCGCCAATGCGCTTTCTCCTAAATACACAGGGGATGTGAGCCGCTTATTCAACATCACCCCGAAACCGCCTGTCCTGTGGGTGCGCGGGAGCGATGATCAGATCGTCTCTGATAACTCCCTGTTTGATATGGGGACGCTTGGCATGTTGGGGGCAATTCCCAATTATCCAGGCACAGAGGTCTACCCCCCACAGCCGATGGTCAGCCAAACCCGCACCGTGCTAGAAAAGTACGCCGTCGCTGGCGGACGTTACAAAGAGGCAGTCCTTGCTGAGACAGGGCATACCCCCTATTTGGAAAAACCTGCTGAATTCAACGCCCTCTTTCACGCCCACCTAAAGGGCGGGGCATAA
- a CDS encoding 3-oxoacyl-ACP synthase encodes MSLPTIGIAGIGTYFPPHIETAAEIVERTGIPESILQQKMGIVQRHIAGETDTISHMATIAAQRALEDAGIPPSAVGAVISHGSEHKDHLVWNAAAKIQGNLGAVNAFAFEVYALCAGAAIAVGAAQGLMIANPSLACAVLVAASREHDLVNLSNPRTRFMTNFGAGAGAMVLARDYPRNHIVGMSAFTDGSLAEAVILSQSREVAGERPEVSADLRGKLDVIQPEYMTERLGETSLRNFVRVIEEATSRAGAGLGDIAFLGITHMKRSFYEEILAAVGLTPAQSVYLQDYGHVQSADQVLALQLGLQAGTIRPGDLVVLAGAGVGYTWSALAIRWG; translated from the coding sequence ATGAGCTTACCCACCATCGGAATCGCTGGTATTGGGACGTATTTCCCGCCGCACATTGAAACAGCGGCGGAGATCGTTGAACGGACGGGGATTCCCGAAAGCATCCTCCAGCAAAAAATGGGCATTGTCCAGCGCCATATTGCCGGCGAGACAGACACCATTAGCCATATGGCGACCATAGCAGCACAGCGGGCGCTAGAAGACGCCGGCATCCCCCCAAGTGCGGTAGGGGCGGTTATTTCGCATGGGAGCGAACATAAAGATCATCTTGTCTGGAACGCCGCTGCCAAGATTCAAGGCAATCTTGGTGCGGTGAATGCCTTCGCCTTTGAGGTGTACGCCCTCTGTGCAGGGGCAGCCATTGCCGTTGGCGCGGCGCAAGGGCTGATGATCGCCAACCCAAGCCTAGCGTGTGCTGTGTTGGTTGCCGCCAGCCGCGAACACGATTTGGTCAATCTATCCAACCCACGCACACGATTTATGACGAACTTTGGGGCGGGGGCAGGGGCAATGGTCTTGGCGCGGGATTACCCCCGCAATCATATTGTTGGCATGTCTGCCTTCACCGATGGCAGCCTTGCCGAAGCGGTCATCCTGAGCCAGAGCCGCGAGGTTGCCGGAGAGCGTCCAGAGGTCAGCGCCGATCTGCGCGGAAAACTCGATGTCATCCAACCAGAGTACATGACCGAGCGCTTAGGCGAAACCTCCCTGCGGAATTTTGTGCGGGTCATTGAGGAAGCCACCTCTCGCGCCGGAGCGGGTCTAGGGGACATTGCCTTTTTAGGCATTACCCACATGAAACGATCTTTTTACGAGGAAATTCTGGCGGCGGTGGGGCTAACCCCCGCTCAATCTGTCTACCTTCAAGACTATGGGCATGTCCAAAGTGCTGATCAAGTTTTGGCGCTCCAGTTAGGCTTGCAGGCGGGGACGATTCGCCCGGGCGATCTCGTCGTCCTCGCGGGGGCGGGTGTCGGCTATACATGGAGCGCTTTAGCCATTCGATGGGGATAA
- a CDS encoding long-chain fatty acid--CoA ligase, with the protein MLQPSPQSSHYVTDWLERRAALTPNRIALQDTLIGRDLTYSAWNAVTNQTAHFLSDLGVRKGDRVAVYATNRTEYLEVWHACGKLGAILQNVNWRLALPEVDHLLKDASPTVILYSGEFAAQIETLRPTLTTVREYVAFDPPYHRTLPFEKRLSFPTTAPDRPSLTLDDTWVICYTGGTTGLPKGALLTHGNMTWNSVNTVTSWGLDANDVGIISTPLFHTGALNVFTLPLIHVGGKSILCQRFDSNQIFDLIETGGVTVFFGVPTMFLALQQHPRWESADFSRLKIVISGGAPCPMPIFERFWAKGVDFKTGYGLTEAGPNTFWLPPEDVRRKPGAVGRPLIHVDVRVVRSDGSDCAADEPGELIIRGAHVTPGYWNNPTATAEAIREGWLHTGDLAKCDSEGYYTIVGRLKEMIISGGENIYPAEVESVLFAHPAIAAAALIGIPDPTWGEVGRAIVVLEVGRTLTVDELVQFLRERLAGYKVPKSIRFVNELPQTGAGKVDKQLLAHLYGG; encoded by the coding sequence ATGCTGCAACCATCACCGCAATCATCACACTATGTTACCGATTGGTTGGAGCGTCGTGCCGCGCTAACACCAAACCGGATCGCCCTTCAGGATACGCTCATAGGGCGTGATCTTACCTACTCTGCATGGAACGCCGTGACGAACCAAACCGCCCATTTCCTCAGCGATCTGGGCGTGCGCAAGGGGGATCGCGTCGCCGTCTATGCTACAAACCGGACGGAATACCTTGAGGTCTGGCACGCCTGCGGAAAATTAGGGGCAATCCTCCAAAATGTGAACTGGCGGCTTGCCCTTCCCGAAGTAGACCATTTGCTGAAAGATGCGTCCCCAACGGTGATCCTGTATTCAGGCGAATTCGCCGCGCAAATCGAAACGCTTCGCCCCACCCTGACCACCGTGCGCGAATACGTCGCCTTTGATCCACCCTATCACCGCACCCTGCCCTTCGAGAAACGCCTCTCGTTTCCCACCACCGCCCCGGATCGCCCCTCCCTGACGCTCGATGACACATGGGTTATCTGCTACACGGGCGGCACGACGGGACTGCCCAAAGGGGCACTGTTGACTCATGGAAACATGACATGGAACAGCGTGAATACTGTCACCAGTTGGGGGTTGGATGCCAACGATGTCGGAATCATCAGCACGCCGCTGTTCCATACAGGGGCGTTGAACGTCTTTACCTTGCCGCTGATCCATGTTGGCGGAAAAAGCATCCTCTGCCAGCGCTTTGACTCTAACCAGATTTTTGATCTGATCGAAACAGGTGGCGTCACCGTTTTTTTTGGCGTCCCAACCATGTTTTTGGCGCTTCAGCAGCACCCCCGTTGGGAATCTGCTGATTTCTCCCGTCTGAAGATTGTGATCAGCGGGGGAGCGCCCTGCCCCATGCCCATTTTTGAGCGCTTCTGGGCAAAGGGGGTCGATTTCAAAACAGGCTATGGGTTAACCGAGGCGGGACCGAACACCTTTTGGCTGCCGCCGGAGGATGTCCGCCGTAAACCGGGCGCGGTGGGACGCCCGCTGATCCACGTCGATGTTCGTGTTGTCCGTTCTGATGGGTCAGATTGTGCGGCGGATGAACCCGGTGAATTGATCATCCGCGGTGCGCATGTCACGCCCGGCTATTGGAACAACCCCACCGCCACTGCTGAGGCAATCCGCGAGGGCTGGCTGCACACAGGCGACCTCGCCAAGTGCGATAGCGAGGGCTACTATACGATTGTGGGGCGTTTGAAAGAGATGATCATCAGCGGAGGGGAAAATATTTATCCAGCAGAGGTGGAAAGCGTCTTATTCGCCCATCCCGCCATTGCCGCCGCTGCCTTAATCGGTATCCCAGACCCCACATGGGGAGAGGTTGGGCGGGCAATCGTTGTCCTAGAAGTGGGACGCACCCTGACGGTGGACGAACTGGTTCAGTTTTTGCGCGAACGTCTGGCGGGTTATAAAGTCCCCAAATCCATTCGGTTTGTCAATGAACTGCCCCAAACAGGAGCGGGCAAGGTCGATAAACAGTTGTTGGCGCATCTCTACGGCGGATAA